The Listeria cossartiae subsp. cossartiae genome includes the window AAAACTGGCTGACCTTGGCTTATCTCTAAGAAACGAAAACTGATAAAGGAGGCAATTCCATGGGTTACAGAAAATTAGGTCGTACAAGCTCACAACGTAAAGCATTACTACGTGATCTTGCAACGGATTTAATCGTATTTGAACGTATTGAAACAACAGAAGCTCGCGCTAAAGAGATTCGTAAAGTTGTTGAAAAACTAATCACTTCTGGGAAAAAAGGAGACTTGCACGCTCGTCGTCAAGCAGCTGCTTTCATCCGTCATGAAGTTGTAGAAGTAGTACAAGTAGATGCTAAAGGTAAAGATGGTTCTACTGTGAAGAAAAACCGTCCTGTATACGCTCTACAAAAACTATTTGATGATGTTGCTCCACGTTACGCGGAACGTCAAGGTGGTTACACTCGTATCTTGAAAAAAGGTCCACGTCGCGGTGACGGCGCACCAATGGTTATTATTGAATTAGTTTAATAATAAAACGTTTAAAGCAAGTGGAGTGTCATGATATGGGGACTTCGTGTTTCCTTGTCTAGCTCTGTGTTTCCTAGTCTATTTAATCGTAGGCTAGGAGGCAGGCTTTTTTTGTTTGACCTGTTATCTTTGGATAGCAGGTCTTTTTTTCTTGCCTTTATACTGGAAACCATCTATAGTAAATCCCAAAGATAAGAGGAGGCCGAAGAATGCGCTCGTTAACTAACTCGCAAATCATCCACAATAGACTACATAATTCCGGTTTACTACAAACCAAATTCGCTAACGCTGAGGAGGCAACTCGTGCGTTATTTGGCATACAGTCGCAGTACCAACAATTTGGTGAGATCAGTTTGTTTAATCGTGTAGATAATTTAACAAAAGAAAATTTGCAAATTACCTATGATAAAAATGAATTAATCAAAATCTGGGGCCAAAGAATGACTGTTCATATGTTTGCGCCAGATGATTGGTTTTATGTGCATGATGTATATGCTAATAAAAACAATTGGTCACGAAAGCATACAGAGTCGTTAGGGCGCGATTTGGACGACCTTTTGGCAGAAATGGAAGAATTACTCTTGCGTGAGGATAAAGTGCCTAAAGAGGCTTTTGCGGCGTTATTTGGTGATCAAGCAAAAGAGTTGATGACTTGGGGTGGCGTTTTTATTCAAGGTTCGCTAGATGGTAAACTTTTTTGTGTTCCTGAAGCTCCTAAAACGAAATTTTATAGTCATCGCAGTCGCATTAGTGCAGAGTCCCATGAAGAGTGGCTGAATATCGAGCGAGATCAAACTGGCCTTGAAACAATGATTGATCGTTATTTTAGTGCGTACGGACCAGCAACGATTCAGGATTTTAAACATTGGAGTGGTTTGCGTAATAGCGAATACATGCCAACTCTCGAAAAACAGCTTACAAACTATTTTTGCTACATTGGTGAAGACGGAAAGACCTATTATAGCAAAACAGAAACTCGTTCAGAGCTGGAAATGGATACGCCTTTACTACTAGGGAAATTCGATCCGCTTTTTGTTAGTTATGCGAAAAAGAACTGGCTGGCAAACGAAAAAGAAACGAGCTTGATTTGGCGGATTGCTGGGCAGATTGAAGCTGTACTAATAATTAATGGGCAATTTATCGGAACATGGAGATATAAAGTGACCGGTAGCAAAATTATTTTTCATTTTTATCTCAGTAAAAAGCTAACTAAAAAAAGCCAAAAAACAGTAGAAATAGAGGCAATGAAGCTCGCGGAATTCCTTCATAAGAACTATCAAGGAAGTATTTTCGAGCAAATATAAAAGAGAAACCCCACTATATCGGGGTTTCTCTTTTATAAAAACGGCATTTCTGGAAAATAATCTAAAGGTAATTTGATGCTTGTAGTGATATTTGGCTTGCATAATTTGCAGACTTGGAAATCGGCTTGAAGAGAAATTAAGAACATCGCGTCTTCGGTTGTCATTAAGTCCGATTCCGTAAGTAAAGTTATCATATTACGCATCGTTTTTTGCGTAGCTTTTTCGATAGTGAGATCTGAAGCTAGGCAAATTAAATGGTGGTTATGAATAATTGTCGGAGTTGGCGCGGTCCGATTTTTAAGAATTTGCAGTCGTAAAGTGACTTCTGCTGGCGCCTCGGCACTAGTTGCTGTTGTTTTTCCAAAGCCAGTTGTTGCCCGAACATTGCCGACATGGAGAGAAGCGCCAAATTTATCGACGGGTAAAAAGATTGTTGCGCCCTCGGTGATTTCAGAAGAATCGAGTATGCCGCCGTTTTTTGTAGGTAATTTAGATGTGTTTAATGATTCTGTTTTTAGTAAACCAATTGTTTTCTTTATTGGAATATGAATATCGTCTGAATAAACAATGTGGTTATTTTCCACTGGGTAGCGTCGTGTACAATTACTTGTTAATAAGTCGTCCGTTATACCAATATTTGGTCCATTTAGCAAAAAGACCTCCGTCCCTAGGAGCTCAATTTTTTCAATTGTAATAGCTAATAAATCCCCTGGTCGTGCTTCTTCAATATAGATTGGTCCGGTAGTAGGCGAAAATTGCTTCCAATCTAGTTCCCCGTAATGAAGTTGCTCGTTGTGAATTTGGCCGTTGAAGTAGTCTTTTGTTTTTATTTTTACTACAGAACCGTCCTTCACTGTAATCACAGGTTTCGTTGATTTCTCCATCTCGAAAATCGAACGCTCTGAGGTTACAAAGTTTTTCATTTCATCCCTTCTCTCTATTCAGTTTGTGCTGACGGGTGAATTATAGCAAATGGAGAAGCTGGAAGTAAATGGATATTCTGTGAACAAAAACGTGTGAAAATCATTGGAAAAGCCCTGTTTACTCCATTTTTTCCACAGTTACATTAGGAAGTGCTTGGATAAAGTGAAATAGTTCATATTCGTCGTTCTTATTCTTTGTTTTTACAACAATATTTACACGGATAAAAAGACTTTCGCCAATAAGTTCTTTCTCGCTAGAATACGAAACGATTTGTTGTTTATTTTGTTGAATCTGGTCAGTAACTTTCACGAGGTTTTCCTGCTTGTCGGTGGAATAGATTATCGCGGTTGTATGAAAGGCGAATGATTTGAAGA containing:
- the rplQ gene encoding 50S ribosomal protein L17; this translates as MGYRKLGRTSSQRKALLRDLATDLIVFERIETTEARAKEIRKVVEKLITSGKKGDLHARRQAAAFIRHEVVEVVQVDAKGKDGSTVKKNRPVYALQKLFDDVAPRYAERQGGYTRILKKGPRRGDGAPMVIIELV
- a CDS encoding DNA glycosylase AlkZ-like family protein — its product is MRSLTNSQIIHNRLHNSGLLQTKFANAEEATRALFGIQSQYQQFGEISLFNRVDNLTKENLQITYDKNELIKIWGQRMTVHMFAPDDWFYVHDVYANKNNWSRKHTESLGRDLDDLLAEMEELLLREDKVPKEAFAALFGDQAKELMTWGGVFIQGSLDGKLFCVPEAPKTKFYSHRSRISAESHEEWLNIERDQTGLETMIDRYFSAYGPATIQDFKHWSGLRNSEYMPTLEKQLTNYFCYIGEDGKTYYSKTETRSELEMDTPLLLGKFDPLFVSYAKKNWLANEKETSLIWRIAGQIEAVLIINGQFIGTWRYKVTGSKIIFHFYLSKKLTKKSQKTVEIEAMKLAEFLHKNYQGSIFEQI
- a CDS encoding acetamidase/formamidase family protein, producing MKNFVTSERSIFEMEKSTKPVITVKDGSVVKIKTKDYFNGQIHNEQLHYGELDWKQFSPTTGPIYIEEARPGDLLAITIEKIELLGTEVFLLNGPNIGITDDLLTSNCTRRYPVENNHIVYSDDIHIPIKKTIGLLKTESLNTSKLPTKNGGILDSSEITEGATIFLPVDKFGASLHVGNVRATTGFGKTTATSAEAPAEVTLRLQILKNRTAPTPTIIHNHHLICLASDLTIEKATQKTMRNMITLLTESDLMTTEDAMFLISLQADFQVCKLCKPNITTSIKLPLDYFPEMPFL